A window of the Cheilinus undulatus linkage group 21, ASM1832078v1, whole genome shotgun sequence genome harbors these coding sequences:
- the LOC121503822 gene encoding trafficking protein particle complex subunit 5-like — protein MDTRFTRGKSNILERPLTRPKTEVSVSAFALLFSEMVQYCQSRVYSVSELQTRLADMGQSVGASMLDVLVLREKNGKRETKVLNMLLFIKVNVWKSLFGKEADKLEQANDDDKTYYIIEKEPLINAYISVPKENSSLNCAAFTAGVVEAILTHSGFPAKVTAHWHKGTTLMIKFNESVIARDKALDGR, from the exons ATGGACACACGGTTCACTCGAGGGAAATCCAACATCTTGGAGCGACCTCTCACTCGGCCAAAGACCGAGGTCAGCGTCAGCGCGTTCGCCCTCCTCTTCTCAGAGATGGTTCAGTACTGTCAGAGCCGAGTCTACTCCGTGTCCGAGCTGCAGACCCGTCTGGCCGACATGGGGCAGAGCGTGGGAGCCAGCATGCTGGATGTGCTGGTGCTGAGGGAGAAGAATGGGAAGAGGGAGACCAAAGTGCTCAACATGCTGCTCTTCATCAAG GTAAACGTGTGGAAGTCTTTGTTTGGGAAGGAGGCGGACAAACTGGAGCAGGCCAACGACGATGACAAAACGTATTACATCATCGAGAAGGAGCCGCTGATCAACGCCTACATCTCTGTGCCCAAAGAGAACAGCAGCTTGAACTGTGCCGCCTTCACCGCCGGCGTCGTGGAGGCCATCCTCACTCACAGCGGCTTCCCGGCCAAAGTGACGGCTCACTGGCACAAAGGCACCACGCTGATGATAAAGTTCAACGAGTCGGTCATAGCCAGAGACAAAGCTCTGGACGGGAGATAA